In Pyrodictium occultum, the genomic window CGCCCCGCTCGCCCGGGGCAAGTGGCTCCCCGTGGAGGAGGAGCTCGTGGACAAGGCCTTCTCCATACTCAGGCTTGTGGGCCTCGACCATCTCTGGGACCATCCGGCGGGGCAGCTGAGCGGCGGCCAGATGAAGCTGCTGGAGATAGCCCGCACCCTCATGAGCGGGGCCAAGCTCGTGCTCATGGACGAGCCTATTGCCGGCGTTAACCCTACGCTCGCGCATAGGATACTCGACTTTATAGTTAGGCTCCGTGACCAGGGCATAACCTTCTTTATAATAGAGCACAGGCTCGATATAGCTATGAAGTACGTGGACTACGCCTACGCCATGGCCCGGGGACGGGTCATAGCGGAGGGCAGGCCGGAGGAGGTTGTATCCAACCCGCTCGTAATCGACAGCTACCTTGGAGGGTGATGAGCCGTGCCCAAGCTTGAGCTCCGCGGGGTAAACGCAGGGTATGGTAAGCTCCAGATACTGTTTGACGTCAGCTTCACCGTGCCCCCGGAGAAGATAACCGTTATAGTGGGGCCCAATGGGAGCGGTAAGAGCACTACGCTGAAGACCATATTCGGGCTCACCACCATCTACAGCGGCGAGGTACTCCTCGACGGCAAGAACATAGCCGGCCTGCCGCCTCACAGGATAGCCAAGCTCGGCGTGGCCTACGTGCCGCAGACCAACAATGTGTTCGCCAACCTCACCGTCAGGGAGAACCTGTCCATGGCAACCTACGGGCTCGACGAGAACCAGGCCCAGGACCGGGTGGAGGAGGTCCTGGAGCTTTTCCCCCGGCTACGGGAGAGGATGGGGCAGCGGGCGGGAACGCTTAGCGGCGGCGAGAGGCAGATGCTGGCCATAGCGATAGCATTGATAAGGAGGCCCAAGCTCATACTCTTCGACGAGCCCACTGCCGCGCTGGCGCCGAAGATAGCTCTCGAGATACTCGATATAATAGCGAGGCTCCGCGACGAGTACAAGATAACGGTCCTGCTGGTGGAGCAGAACGCCAGGAAGGCCCTCGAGTACGGCGACCACGCGGTCCTCCTGGTGGGCGGCCGCGTGGCATTCGAGGGAGGGGCGGACGAGCTCCTCAAGCAC contains:
- a CDS encoding ABC transporter ATP-binding protein; this translates as MPKLELRGVNAGYGKLQILFDVSFTVPPEKITVIVGPNGSGKSTTLKTIFGLTTIYSGEVLLDGKNIAGLPPHRIAKLGVAYVPQTNNVFANLTVRENLSMATYGLDENQAQDRVEEVLELFPRLRERMGQRAGTLSGGERQMLAIAIALIRRPKLILFDEPTAALAPKIALEILDIIARLRDEYKITVLLVEQNARKALEYGDHAVLLVGGRVAFEGGADELLKHPDLARMYLGLVSSEG
- a CDS encoding ABC transporter ATP-binding protein, which translates into the protein MEAVAGERVEPREGHGNEYILVAERIVKRFGGLVAVDNATVKIRRKTITLLIGPNGSGKTTLLNVIAGYYRPDGGRVVFEGRDVTGLPPHRLYHLGMARTFQVPQPFPKLTVLENVLLAAKRHPGESFTAPLARGKWLPVEEELVDKAFSILRLVGLDHLWDHPAGQLSGGQMKLLEIARTLMSGAKLVLMDEPIAGVNPTLAHRILDFIVRLRDQGITFFIIEHRLDIAMKYVDYAYAMARGRVIAEGRPEEVVSNPLVIDSYLGG